In one window of Gemmatimonadales bacterium DNA:
- a CDS encoding protein kinase — MTDPLPRLAAALADRYRIERELGAGGMATVYLAEDLKHKRKVAIKVLKPELAAAMGADRFLREIETTARLHHPNILPLFDSGEAGKRDTGEGGLLYYVMPLVEGESLRDRLDREKQLPIDDALQITREVADALRYAHSRGIIHRDIKPENILLEGGHALVADFGIAKAVTAADGETLTQTGMSIGTPHYMSPEQSAGESDLDGRSDLYALGSVLYEMLAGEPPYTGPSAQAIIAKRLMEPVPRVSVVRETVPPHIERALTRVMAKAPADRYPTADAFLTALQDTTTTAGTVATASRPRGSRSYLRRALAAAAVVIAVVAGYFLLRSTAPEGPLSPDVIAVLPFTVRGNPGLDYLGEGMVDLMSAKLDGADPLSAVNPRVVISLVKTKQVDVADPASVQKAAEQLGAGRYVTGEVLEVGGRVQLIAYLHDTDRPDATPERATAEGQPDQLLDVIDGLAVELLSSTMSGASDRIKKVATATSASLPATKEFLQGERLLRVGAYREAAEAYDRAVALDTAFALAWYRKSVAADWIDGLDVRSSADRAWSYADRFSPRDRQLVSALRHRRHGENHQAAQEYAAQLHTWPDEVEGQVQMGEILFHDNPRLGRPMAEAIPVFEHALALENSNANARIHLARLYAMYGNIDSLRETVRHFTAENAESERTFEVQAILAWTVGDTALQTDILRRIGDFPAYYRFYAVHGVARFAKNATGAQELLRGYEGSEPWVVIQTPNLLITQGKLDGLRRFMATIPGGRTPNWDMYEAFLWTSGTVPADTVRMNQLLHSIRTAAPMEIQGTRWLPPYYDLTLALAAFERDYHTALLLIHLDRPDEARRVIATMNRADSFPGLGQTKREAISSLEAELAYRNGNADQALNLLRTVNYEVPHAATVLPMIDGARGRFLRAELELSAGDTATAMGFYHGLDDSWSPFDTPFRPLVYARLGAIAEARGRKAEAIDYYSRLLDLYKDADPIYAAERETILQRRNALLGPR; from the coding sequence TTGACCGACCCACTGCCCCGCCTCGCCGCCGCCCTCGCCGACCGCTACCGCATCGAGCGCGAGCTCGGCGCCGGCGGCATGGCTACGGTGTACCTGGCGGAGGACCTCAAACACAAGCGGAAGGTGGCCATCAAGGTCCTGAAGCCGGAGCTGGCCGCGGCGATGGGCGCTGATCGGTTCCTCAGGGAAATCGAGACCACGGCGCGGCTGCATCATCCGAACATCCTGCCGCTCTTCGATAGCGGGGAAGCGGGAAAGCGGGACACCGGCGAGGGAGGCCTCCTCTACTATGTGATGCCGTTGGTGGAGGGTGAGTCCCTCCGCGACCGGCTCGACCGCGAGAAGCAGCTTCCGATCGACGACGCACTCCAGATCACCCGCGAAGTGGCCGACGCGCTCCGCTATGCGCACAGTCGCGGCATCATTCACCGCGACATCAAGCCAGAAAACATCCTTCTCGAGGGCGGCCATGCCCTGGTCGCCGACTTCGGCATCGCCAAGGCGGTCACCGCAGCCGACGGCGAGACGCTCACCCAGACCGGGATGAGCATCGGCACCCCGCACTACATGAGCCCCGAGCAGTCCGCCGGTGAGTCCGACCTCGACGGCCGGAGCGATCTCTACGCCCTCGGCTCCGTCCTCTACGAAATGCTGGCGGGGGAACCGCCCTACACCGGCCCCAGCGCGCAGGCCATCATCGCCAAGCGACTGATGGAGCCGGTGCCGCGCGTCTCGGTGGTGCGCGAGACCGTGCCGCCCCACATCGAACGCGCACTGACCCGTGTGATGGCCAAGGCGCCGGCCGACCGCTACCCGACGGCCGATGCGTTCCTGACCGCCCTGCAGGACACCACCACGACAGCCGGCACGGTGGCCACCGCGAGCAGACCTCGCGGCTCACGGTCGTACCTCCGCCGCGCGCTCGCCGCCGCGGCCGTCGTGATCGCCGTCGTCGCCGGGTACTTCTTGCTGCGGAGCACCGCACCCGAAGGCCCGCTGTCGCCTGACGTGATTGCCGTCCTTCCCTTTACCGTCCGCGGCAATCCCGGCCTCGATTACCTCGGCGAGGGGATGGTGGACCTGATGAGCGCCAAGCTCGACGGCGCCGATCCGCTGAGCGCCGTCAATCCGCGGGTGGTCATTTCGCTGGTGAAGACAAAGCAGGTGGATGTCGCCGATCCGGCCTCGGTGCAGAAGGCGGCCGAACAGCTTGGTGCCGGTCGCTATGTCACGGGAGAGGTGCTGGAGGTCGGTGGACGCGTGCAGCTGATTGCCTACCTCCACGACACCGATCGCCCCGATGCCACGCCCGAGCGCGCGACGGCGGAGGGCCAGCCCGATCAGCTCCTCGACGTGATCGACGGGCTCGCCGTGGAACTCCTATCGAGCACCATGTCAGGTGCCTCCGATCGGATCAAGAAGGTGGCAACGGCCACCAGCGCGTCACTGCCCGCCACCAAGGAATTCCTGCAGGGAGAGCGGCTGCTGCGTGTCGGCGCCTATCGCGAGGCCGCCGAGGCGTACGATCGGGCCGTGGCGCTGGACACCGCCTTTGCCCTGGCCTGGTACCGGAAGAGTGTCGCGGCGGACTGGATCGACGGGCTCGACGTGCGCAGTTCGGCGGACCGCGCCTGGAGCTACGCCGATCGCTTCTCTCCTCGCGACCGTCAGCTCGTCTCGGCGCTGCGCCACCGCCGCCACGGCGAGAACCACCAGGCCGCGCAGGAATACGCCGCGCAGCTCCACACCTGGCCTGACGAGGTGGAGGGGCAGGTGCAGATGGGGGAGATCCTCTTTCACGACAACCCCCGGCTCGGGCGACCGATGGCCGAGGCGATTCCCGTCTTCGAGCATGCCCTGGCCCTCGAGAATTCCAATGCCAACGCGCGGATTCACCTGGCGCGGCTCTACGCCATGTACGGCAACATCGACTCCCTCCGCGAGACGGTGCGACACTTCACCGCCGAGAACGCGGAAAGCGAGCGGACCTTCGAGGTGCAGGCCATCCTGGCCTGGACCGTGGGGGATACCGCCCTGCAGACCGACATCCTTCGGCGGATCGGGGATTTCCCTGCGTACTATCGCTTCTACGCCGTGCACGGTGTCGCGCGGTTCGCCAAGAATGCCACTGGCGCCCAGGAGCTTCTGCGCGGGTACGAGGGGAGCGAGCCGTGGGTCGTCATTCAGACTCCCAACCTGCTCATCACCCAGGGAAAACTCGACGGCCTTCGCCGGTTCATGGCGACGATTCCAGGGGGGCGAACGCCTAACTGGGATATGTACGAGGCGTTCCTCTGGACGTCGGGTACCGTGCCCGCCGACACGGTACGGATGAACCAGCTGCTGCACTCGATTCGGACCGCGGCCCCAATGGAAATTCAGGGCACCCGCTGGCTTCCCCCATACTACGACCTCACGCTCGCGCTCGCCGCCTTCGAGCGTGACTATCACACCGCCCTGCTCCTCATCCATCTCGACCGCCCCGACGAGGCACGCCGCGTCATCGCGACGATGAATCGCGCTGATTCCTTTCCCGGGCTCGGACAGACGAAGCGAGAGGCGATCAGTTCACTCGAGGCGGAGCTGGCGTATCGCAATGGCAACGCCGATCAGGCGCTGAACCTCCTGCGGACCGTGAACTATGAGGTGCCCCACGCTGCCACGGTGCTGCCCATGATCGATGGTGCCCGGGGCCGGTTCCTGCGGGCGGAGCTGGAGCTGTCCGCCGGCGATACCGCCACCGCCATGGGCTTCTACCACGGCCTCGACGACAGCTGGAGCCCCTTTGACACCCCCTTCCGCCCGCTCGTCTATGCGCGGCTGGGTGCCATCGCCGAGGCGCGGGGGCGGAAGGCCGAGGCAATCGACTATTATTCGCGACTTCTCGACCTATATAAGGACGCGGACCCCATCTATGCGGCCGAGCGGGAAACGATCCTGCAGCGGCGGAACGCATTGCTGGGGCCGCGGTAA
- a CDS encoding protein kinase, whose product MTDPLPRLSAALADRYRIERELGAGGMATVYLAEDLKHRRKVAIKVLRAELAAVIGAERFVTEITTTANLQHPHILALHDSGEANGFLFYVMPYVEGESLRDRLSREKQLPIADAVRIAGEVAGALDYAHRQGVIHRDIKPENILLHDGRALVADFGIALAATSAGSRMTETGMSLGTPHYMSPEQAMGERQLDARTDVYALGCVLYEMLAGDPPFTGSTAQAIVAKVMTERPTALSTVRDTVPEEVEDAVLTSLAKLPADRFATAAEFAAALQGQGTGPMRRVRPLGPAAPLPRRLVPMLLVAAIALALWGWLRPQRAPPSSPPSRLAIPTPTLGGSSTGLQRQVAITPDGSTILYTAVAEGGNYTMARALDETEAAVVPSIPQFVAGYAISKDGREFVATSFTSRASSRFPIGGGTAKPIPADLDVNGYYAWADDGALWFGALQNMSEGTARLSQDDRITHPFGTKNADLVPMFILPGDKTAIAARKNLGTASGPAFLLDLKTGEATPLIDQNVVDIKFAAGFVVYALTNGNLEAVPFDLSTKKVTGSPVTIATGVSLTGTGVAQFDVATNGTVVYVPEDPRSLVLVDRSGAMRTAVAEGHNYHSPRFSPDGQRVAVDFTTADGRDVWLLRLADGTLTRTTFLRDGHDPTWSPDGRFLSFLSTRSGALGIYRIRPGSTEPAESLFASPQLGYTGVWLKDESAIVTAGTTLEGGSRTDIGIIRNGGRGPIDPLVATRFEEQYPAVSPDDKWLAFASSQSGREEVYVRRLDGTGEQVQISLAGGAEPVWGPNGRELFYRASNGSGVDLVMATLQVIPTVQVLSRQPLFAVSDIGTATPHANYDISPDGKTFVMVRLNPASRIMVIQNLPGLVAKLRGNTP is encoded by the coding sequence TTGACCGATCCACTGCCCCGCCTCTCCGCCGCCCTCGCCGACCGCTACCGCATCGAGCGCGAGCTCGGCGCGGGCGGCATGGCCACGGTGTACCTGGCCGAGGACCTCAAACACCGGCGCAAGGTGGCGATCAAGGTGCTCCGCGCCGAGCTGGCGGCCGTCATCGGCGCCGAGCGGTTCGTCACCGAGATCACCACCACGGCTAACCTCCAGCATCCCCACATCCTGGCGCTCCACGACAGCGGCGAGGCCAACGGCTTCCTCTTCTACGTGATGCCGTACGTGGAGGGGGAATCGCTCCGGGACCGGCTGAGCCGGGAAAAGCAGCTGCCGATCGCCGATGCGGTGCGGATTGCCGGCGAGGTGGCCGGCGCCCTCGACTACGCCCACCGCCAGGGCGTCATCCACCGCGACATCAAGCCCGAAAACATCCTGCTGCACGACGGGCGCGCTCTCGTGGCCGATTTCGGCATCGCGCTCGCCGCCACCAGCGCCGGATCCCGGATGACGGAAACCGGGATGTCCCTCGGCACGCCGCACTACATGAGCCCCGAACAGGCGATGGGAGAGCGGCAGCTCGATGCCCGCACCGACGTGTATGCGCTGGGGTGCGTGCTCTACGAAATGCTGGCCGGCGACCCGCCCTTCACCGGGAGCACCGCGCAGGCAATCGTCGCCAAGGTGATGACCGAACGGCCGACCGCCCTCTCGACGGTGCGCGACACGGTGCCGGAAGAGGTGGAGGACGCCGTCCTCACGTCGCTGGCAAAGTTGCCTGCCGACCGGTTCGCCACCGCCGCGGAGTTCGCCGCGGCGCTCCAGGGCCAGGGCACGGGGCCCATGAGGCGAGTCCGGCCTCTCGGCCCAGCTGCCCCGCTGCCCCGCCGCCTCGTACCGATGCTCCTTGTCGCAGCGATCGCGTTAGCTCTCTGGGGCTGGCTCCGCCCGCAGCGCGCGCCCCCGTCATCTCCGCCGTCCCGGCTGGCCATCCCGACGCCCACGCTCGGCGGCTCGAGCACCGGCCTGCAGCGGCAGGTCGCCATCACCCCGGACGGAAGCACCATTCTCTACACCGCAGTGGCCGAGGGCGGGAACTACACGATGGCCCGCGCGCTCGACGAGACCGAGGCTGCCGTCGTGCCAAGTATTCCCCAGTTCGTGGCGGGATACGCCATTTCCAAGGATGGCCGGGAGTTCGTGGCGACGAGCTTCACGAGCCGTGCCTCGTCCCGGTTCCCCATCGGCGGCGGGACCGCAAAGCCCATCCCCGCCGACCTGGATGTCAATGGCTACTACGCCTGGGCGGACGATGGGGCGCTCTGGTTCGGGGCGCTCCAGAACATGAGCGAAGGGACCGCGCGGCTTTCACAGGACGACCGGATCACGCATCCCTTCGGAACCAAGAACGCCGATCTGGTCCCGATGTTCATCCTGCCCGGCGACAAGACGGCAATTGCCGCCCGCAAGAATCTCGGCACGGCATCGGGCCCGGCGTTCCTGCTGGACCTCAAGACCGGCGAGGCGACCCCGCTCATCGACCAGAACGTGGTCGACATCAAGTTCGCGGCGGGGTTCGTGGTCTACGCCCTGACCAACGGCAACCTCGAGGCGGTGCCCTTCGATCTCTCCACGAAGAAGGTCACTGGCAGTCCTGTCACGATTGCCACCGGCGTCTCGCTCACCGGAACCGGGGTCGCCCAGTTCGACGTGGCCACCAACGGCACGGTGGTCTACGTGCCGGAGGACCCCCGCTCCCTCGTGCTCGTCGACCGGTCGGGGGCAATGCGCACAGCCGTCGCGGAGGGCCACAACTACCATTCCCCCCGCTTCTCGCCCGATGGACAGCGGGTGGCGGTGGACTTCACCACCGCGGACGGTCGGGATGTCTGGCTGCTTCGTCTCGCCGACGGCACCCTGACCCGCACCACCTTCCTCCGGGACGGGCATGATCCGACCTGGAGCCCCGACGGACGCTTCCTCTCCTTCCTGTCGACCCGGAGCGGCGCCCTCGGCATCTACCGCATCCGTCCGGGCAGCACCGAGCCGGCAGAATCGCTCTTTGCGTCGCCTCAACTCGGGTACACCGGGGTCTGGCTCAAGGACGAGAGCGCGATCGTCACCGCCGGGACGACCCTGGAAGGCGGCTCGCGCACCGACATCGGCATCATCCGGAACGGCGGCCGCGGGCCGATCGACCCGCTGGTGGCCACGCGATTTGAAGAGCAGTATCCAGCCGTCTCTCCCGATGACAAGTGGCTCGCCTTCGCCTCGTCACAGTCGGGCCGCGAGGAGGTGTACGTGCGCCGCCTGGACGGGACCGGAGAGCAGGTGCAGATCTCCCTCGCGGGCGGGGCGGAACCGGTGTGGGGGCCGAACGGGCGCGAGCTGTTCTATCGGGCGTCCAACGGCAGCGGCGTCGACCTGGTGATGGCGACCCTCCAGGTCATCCCCACGGTCCAGGTGCTCAGCCGGCAGCCACTCTTCGCGGTATCCGACATCGGAACCGCCACACCGCACGCCAACTACGACATCTCGCCCGACGGCAAGACCTTCGTGATGGTCCGCCTCAACCCGGCGTCCCGGATCATGGTCATCCAGAACCTGCCCGGGCTGGTGGCGAAGCTGCGGGGAAATACTCCCTAG
- a CDS encoding protein kinase, translated as MTDVLPRLTQALSDRYRLERELGQGGMATVYLAQDIKHNRRVAVKVLRPELAAVIGAERFLSEITTTANLQHPHILPLFDSGEADGFLFYVMPYVEGETVRDRISREKQLPVDDAVRITTEVASALDYAHRHGVIHRDIKPENILLHDGSALVADFGIALAVSTAGTRMTETGMSLGTPHYMSPEQAMGEREITARSDVYALGCVLYEMLTGDPPFTGSTAQAIVARVVTETPRPMLPQRSTIPLHIEAAVLTSLQKLPADRFKTAAEFSEALADSGYASKTTVMMTAATGRGRWSGLAIPLAVVAAIATIAALWGWIRPEPPRPVARYGLGFPDGQAPTLQMALSPDGARLAYVGPGPDGQDRLWIKERAQYAATPLAGTEAVVTPTFSPDGQWVAFDQLGQLRKMPIIGGAAITLADSTLFPLAAWLDDGTLVFSRQDFTLGRVSEAGGTVTVVWRPDSVQGFQRAPVFPTALPGARGVLFSLCTANCVQSEVWVLDLKSGDAHILVPNAVKGWYLPSGQLVYVRADGSVLAAPFDLKRLEMTGASVPVLDDVAMLFGVFPNLTFSASGTMLMQVGNGSGEIPLYEMAWIDRTGRVTQLDSSWTFRHSQSNGNVGWSLSPDGRRIAIGLNTNSGDDIWIRDLVNGTLSRLTFDSTSEERPRWTPDGKSVTYIVDGLDLLRQRPADGTGKEQILIETSPLILLEGSWSADGKWLLLRVGGNGPTKQRNILAFQPGVDSAPQELLASSQADESAPALSPDGKWLAYASDETGRSEVYIRPFPNVDDGKWQVSTSGGQAPLWAHSGRELFYVDAARNMMMVPVPAAGPSQMGARVKLFTLGNDVFLNPNEWYTPFDISPDDKRFLMSRLVSAGAAETPTFLLVENWFNEVKAKVGKQ; from the coding sequence GTGACCGACGTTCTCCCTCGCCTTACTCAAGCCCTCTCCGACCGCTACCGCCTCGAGCGGGAGCTCGGCCAGGGCGGCATGGCCACCGTCTACCTGGCGCAGGACATCAAGCACAACCGGCGCGTGGCGGTCAAGGTGCTGCGGCCCGAACTGGCCGCCGTCATCGGTGCTGAGCGGTTCCTCTCCGAGATCACCACCACCGCCAACCTCCAGCATCCGCACATCCTGCCCCTGTTCGACAGCGGCGAGGCCGACGGCTTCCTCTTCTATGTCATGCCATATGTCGAGGGTGAGACGGTACGGGACCGGATCAGCCGCGAGAAGCAGCTCCCGGTGGATGACGCCGTCCGCATCACCACCGAGGTCGCCTCGGCGCTCGACTACGCCCACCGCCATGGCGTCATCCACCGCGACATCAAGCCCGAGAACATCCTGCTGCACGACGGCTCCGCCCTCGTGGCCGACTTCGGCATCGCGCTCGCCGTGAGCACCGCCGGTACCCGGATGACTGAGACCGGGATGAGTCTCGGCACGCCGCACTACATGAGTCCCGAGCAGGCAATGGGGGAGCGGGAGATCACGGCGCGTTCCGACGTCTACGCCCTGGGCTGCGTGCTCTACGAGATGCTCACTGGCGATCCGCCGTTTACCGGGAGCACGGCGCAGGCCATCGTGGCGCGGGTCGTCACCGAGACGCCGCGGCCGATGCTCCCGCAGCGCAGCACCATCCCGCTGCATATCGAGGCCGCCGTCCTCACTTCACTGCAGAAGCTGCCGGCCGACCGCTTCAAGACCGCGGCGGAGTTCTCCGAGGCGCTCGCCGACTCTGGCTACGCCTCGAAGACGACGGTCATGATGACGGCGGCGACGGGGCGCGGACGTTGGTCCGGCCTCGCCATCCCGCTGGCCGTCGTCGCGGCAATCGCCACAATCGCCGCACTCTGGGGATGGATCCGGCCGGAGCCGCCCCGGCCCGTCGCACGGTATGGACTCGGGTTCCCGGATGGCCAGGCCCCGACCCTGCAGATGGCGCTCTCCCCCGACGGGGCTCGATTGGCGTACGTGGGCCCCGGGCCGGATGGGCAAGACCGACTCTGGATCAAGGAACGGGCCCAGTACGCCGCCACACCGCTCGCGGGGACGGAAGCCGTCGTGACGCCGACCTTTTCCCCCGATGGGCAGTGGGTCGCATTCGACCAGCTCGGACAGCTACGGAAGATGCCCATCATTGGGGGGGCGGCGATCACGCTGGCCGATTCGACCCTCTTCCCGCTCGCGGCATGGCTCGATGACGGCACCCTCGTCTTTTCGCGTCAGGATTTCACCCTGGGCAGAGTCTCGGAGGCCGGCGGGACCGTGACCGTCGTCTGGCGCCCGGACTCCGTGCAGGGGTTCCAGCGCGCCCCCGTCTTTCCGACCGCCCTCCCGGGGGCGCGGGGGGTGCTCTTTTCGCTGTGCACCGCCAACTGCGTGCAATCGGAGGTCTGGGTGCTCGACCTGAAGTCGGGCGACGCCCACATCCTCGTTCCCAATGCCGTCAAGGGGTGGTATCTCCCGAGCGGGCAGCTCGTGTACGTCCGCGCCGATGGAAGCGTCCTGGCCGCCCCCTTCGACCTGAAACGGCTCGAGATGACTGGCGCGTCCGTCCCGGTACTCGACGACGTGGCCATGCTCTTCGGCGTCTTCCCGAACCTGACGTTCAGCGCCAGCGGCACGATGCTGATGCAGGTGGGCAACGGATCCGGGGAGATCCCGCTGTACGAGATGGCCTGGATCGACCGGACCGGACGAGTGACGCAGCTCGACTCCAGCTGGACCTTCCGTCACTCCCAGTCCAACGGCAACGTCGGCTGGTCGCTCTCTCCCGACGGCCGGCGGATCGCCATCGGGCTCAACACCAACTCCGGCGACGATATCTGGATCAGGGACCTGGTAAACGGCACTCTCTCTCGGCTCACCTTCGACAGCACCTCCGAAGAACGGCCCCGGTGGACCCCCGACGGGAAGTCGGTCACCTACATCGTCGACGGGCTCGACTTGCTCCGCCAGCGGCCCGCCGACGGGACCGGCAAGGAGCAGATCCTCATCGAGACCTCGCCACTCATCCTCCTTGAAGGCTCCTGGTCGGCGGACGGCAAGTGGCTGCTGCTGCGGGTCGGCGGCAACGGCCCGACCAAGCAGCGCAACATTCTCGCTTTCCAGCCCGGGGTGGACAGCGCGCCGCAGGAACTGCTTGCCAGTTCGCAGGCCGACGAATCGGCGCCCGCGCTCTCCCCCGATGGCAAGTGGCTTGCCTACGCCTCGGACGAGACTGGCCGGAGCGAGGTGTACATTCGACCGTTCCCCAACGTCGATGACGGGAAGTGGCAGGTCTCGACCAGCGGCGGTCAGGCGCCGCTCTGGGCCCACAGCGGCCGGGAGCTCTTCTACGTGGACGCCGCCCGCAACATGATGATGGTGCCGGTGCCGGCGGCGGGGCCGTCGCAGATGGGCGCCCGCGTCAAGCTCTTCACGCTCGGGAACGACGTCTTCCTGAACCCGAATGAGTGGTACACCCCGTTCGATATCTCGCCTGACGACAAGCGATTCCTGATGTCCCGCCTGGTGTCCGCCGGAGCCGCCGAGACACCGACCTTCCTCCTGGTCGAGAACTGGTTCAACGAGGTCAAGGCGAAGGTGGGCAAGCAATGA
- a CDS encoding protein kinase, which translates to MSSSPLPRLTEALADRYRLESELGEGGMATVYLAQDIKHNRRVAVKVLRPELAAVIGAERFLTEITTTANLQHPHILPLFDSGEADGFLFYVMPYVQGETVRDRISREKQLPVADAVRIASEVASALDYAHRHGVIHRDIKPENILLHDGSALVADFGIALAASKAGGTRMTETGMSLGTPHYMSPEQAMGEREITARSDVYALGCVLYEMLTGDPPFTGSTAQAIVARVVTEHPRSMTSQRHTIPTHVEAAVLTALEKLPADRFATAAEFAAALADPSYASKTTVMMAAATGRGRFSGLAVPLAVLAAIATIAAIWGWFRPESPRPTLRYTMVLPEGKELSTDRGTRFAISPDGSKIVYAGQGPEGTQLYLLDRSQIEPTPLSGTDGGIVPFFSPDGRQIGFTLLGNAAIKVMPLSGAPPVTIADSGLGSDGATWSADGYIYFDGLTGGGTTGLVRVAASGGPLEQVTTVDTANAEQDHFWPVAIPGGRGVLFTVQYRSARQASNIAVFDPKSKTYHTLVQGLTARYAPTGHLIYVSTSGDLLAVPFDLKRLQVTGQPVALTNRIAGRAFGAVDLALSSSGTLIYQVGEVNTDPATVAYVTRDGRFTPVDSGWSSSFQTLALSPDGKQLAVSIVATGEQQVWIKQLPDGPLSKLTFDGQSNIRPTWHPDGQTIGFTSAALTFAAVRADGSAQPTVLVTDTARSGVQEGVWSRDGTWIIYRTTTRDILARRTAGDTSAVPLLQTPNFQEVEPTLSPDGKWLAYASNESGRFEIYVRPFPDTDRAKWQVSTDGATDPLWSRSGRELFFFANTGMVTSVEILPGATFTMGKRTPLFSATQTAGGPHSWDITPDDQRFVMIQLSGSGDIQNRELVVVDNFFPELKAKQTR; encoded by the coding sequence ATGAGCAGCTCGCCCCTCCCCCGCCTCACCGAGGCCCTCGCCGACCGCTACCGCCTCGAGAGTGAGCTCGGCGAAGGGGGCATGGCCACCGTCTACCTGGCGCAGGACATCAAGCACAACCGGCGCGTCGCCGTGAAGGTGCTGCGGCCGGAACTGGCGGCCGTCATCGGCGCGGAGCGGTTTCTGACCGAGATCACCACCACCGCCAATCTCCAGCACCCGCACATCCTGCCGCTCTTCGACAGCGGCGAGGCCGACGGCTTCCTCTTCTACGTGATGCCGTACGTACAGGGTGAGACGGTCCGCGACCGGATCAGCCGCGAGAAACAGCTGCCGGTGGCCGACGCGGTCCGAATCGCCTCCGAGGTGGCCTCCGCGCTCGATTACGCGCACCGGCACGGCGTCATCCACCGCGACATCAAGCCCGAGAACATCCTGCTGCACGACGGCAGCGCGCTGGTGGCCGATTTCGGCATCGCCCTCGCCGCCAGCAAGGCCGGCGGGACGCGCATGACGGAAACGGGCATGAGTCTCGGCACGCCGCACTACATGAGTCCAGAGCAGGCCATGGGGGAACGGGAAATCACCGCGCGTTCCGATGTGTACGCGCTGGGCTGTGTGCTCTACGAGATGCTCACCGGCGACCCGCCCTTCACCGGCTCCACCGCGCAGGCCATCGTGGCCCGGGTGGTGACCGAGCATCCCCGCTCGATGACCAGCCAGCGGCACACCATCCCGACCCACGTCGAGGCAGCAGTCCTGACCGCGCTCGAGAAGCTTCCCGCCGACCGATTCGCCACCGCCGCGGAGTTCGCGGCTGCACTGGCGGACCCGAGCTACGCCAGCAAGACGACGGTCATGATGGCGGCGGCGACCGGGCGCGGACGGTTTTCGGGCCTCGCTGTCCCGCTGGCCGTCCTCGCGGCGATCGCTACCATTGCCGCGATTTGGGGATGGTTCCGGCCGGAGTCTCCCCGGCCCACGCTTCGCTACACCATGGTGCTCCCCGAGGGGAAGGAGCTCTCGACCGATCGCGGCACCCGCTTCGCCATTTCTCCTGACGGTTCGAAGATCGTGTACGCCGGACAGGGGCCCGAGGGCACCCAGCTCTACCTCCTCGACCGCAGCCAGATCGAGCCCACGCCGCTCTCCGGCACCGATGGCGGAATCGTTCCGTTCTTTTCTCCCGACGGACGGCAGATCGGGTTCACCCTCCTGGGGAACGCCGCGATCAAGGTGATGCCACTGAGCGGCGCGCCGCCGGTCACCATCGCGGACTCGGGCCTCGGCTCCGACGGGGCCACCTGGAGCGCCGACGGCTACATCTACTTCGACGGGCTCACCGGCGGCGGCACCACCGGGCTCGTCCGAGTGGCTGCCTCGGGTGGGCCGCTCGAACAGGTGACCACGGTGGACACCGCCAACGCCGAACAGGATCATTTCTGGCCGGTGGCGATCCCCGGGGGGCGTGGCGTGCTCTTCACCGTGCAGTACCGGAGCGCCCGGCAGGCAAGCAACATCGCCGTCTTCGACCCCAAGTCGAAGACGTACCACACGCTGGTGCAGGGGCTCACCGCCCGCTACGCCCCGACCGGCCACCTCATCTATGTCTCGACGTCAGGTGACCTCCTCGCGGTGCCGTTCGACCTCAAGCGGCTGCAGGTCACTGGTCAGCCGGTGGCCCTGACCAACCGGATCGCCGGTCGGGCCTTCGGGGCGGTGGACCTGGCCCTCTCGTCCTCCGGCACCCTGATCTACCAGGTGGGAGAGGTCAACACCGATCCGGCGACAGTCGCGTACGTCACGCGCGACGGCCGCTTCACCCCGGTGGATTCCGGCTGGAGCAGCAGCTTCCAGACGCTCGCCCTCTCCCCCGACGGCAAACAGCTCGCCGTGAGCATCGTGGCCACGGGCGAGCAGCAGGTCTGGATCAAGCAGCTGCCCGACGGACCGCTGAGCAAGCTCACCTTCGACGGCCAGTCCAACATCCGGCCTACTTGGCACCCCGACGGCCAGACGATCGGGTTTACGAGCGCGGCCCTGACCTTCGCCGCCGTGCGGGCCGACGGGAGCGCCCAGCCCACGGTCCTGGTGACCGACACCGCCCGCAGCGGGGTCCAGGAAGGAGTCTGGTCGCGGGACGGCACATGGATCATCTACCGGACCACCACCCGCGACATCCTGGCCCGCCGGACCGCAGGCGATACCTCGGCGGTGCCCCTCCTCCAGACACCAAACTTTCAGGAAGTTGAGCCGACCCTGAGCCCCGACGGGAAGTGGCTGGCGTACGCGTCGAACGAGAGCGGGCGCTTCGAGATCTACGTCCGGCCGTTTCCGGACACCGACCGCGCCAAGTGGCAGGTGTCCACCGATGGTGCCACCGACCCGCTCTGGTCACGCAGCGGACGCGAGCTCTTTTTCTTCGCGAACACCGGAATGGTGACCTCCGTGGAAATCCTCCCGGGCGCCACCTTCACCATGGGCAAGCGCACCCCGCTCTTCAGCGCCACCCAGACCGCCGGCGGCCCCCACTCGTGGGACATCACCCCCGACGACCAGCGCTTCGTCATGATCCAGCTCTCCGGGAGCGGGGACATCCAGAACCGTGAACTGGTGGTGGTGGACAATTTCTTTCCCGAACTCAAGGCCAAGCAGACCCGCTAG